GTAGAGAAGTCCTGACAACACTTCCAGGTCACAGCACCTAGAAGACAAAAATATTAGTAACAAGCATACATGAAAGCAAAGACAGGTGccaaggctgcatttacacaggcagccaaattcTGATCTTTTGACTAAGCCAATCGCACAAAGATCAATGAACTGCCTATGTAAACCTAAACAGCCCAAATGGCATAAAAATACAGAGAAACTGAAATCTCACCTCAACTGGTGGCTACAGATCCCACTTCGTCATGTTCTGGACTCCCCTAAAGCTCTGGACTCAATTTAGGTTGTGCTAGGGCCTTTCTGCTTGGCAGATAGTGGTTTGGCTGTGGCTTGCTGACACTTGAAGAGCTGGGTTGAGTGGCTAGGGGAGGCACTACTCCTACCGAGTAGGGTCTTTGAGCCGGTGGATTGTAGATCCGCCGTACAATTCTGGGATGCTGTGCATGATGGTCAGGGCAAAGCGGCGAGGGTTGATCGAGCTGGCACTGCCGGTCCTGCTCTGGGTAGGGCCATAGCTGCTAGACAAGAGGCTCTGTGTTGGACTTCACTGCATTGAACAAATAGCTGGGCTGATAGCGTTGACTGGGGACAGGTTTAGAGCCACTTGGCTTCTGGGCTGTGGCAGGAGCATTCTGGATGAATGTTGAAGAACTGGCAGCCTGGGTAGAACTGAAGAGGCTGGAGACTGGCCCACTACTGGCAGCATAGCTGGGCTGGTAGCTCCCCCACTGAGCAGACATTTGTCCGTACTTCCCTTGGGCAGGTTTTGCAAGGAGATTCTGGCTGTATGTTGAACCCCTTCCACCTTGGTTAGAGGCAAACAGGCTTGGGCTTGCACCAAGGTCAGAGCCAGGCTTGTAGGCGCCATAGGAGTTTCCACTAGCTGTAGAGCTGGGGCGAAAAAGACTGGAGCGAGAGGCCAGGCTAGAAGTGGGCATGCCGCGACTTGAGGTAGAGGCTCCAGCTATTCTCTGGCCAGAGGTTTGGGCATATTGATTGGAAGTTGAAACACTTCTACTGGCAGAGTTGCTCTGGTATTGCATGACATCTTGGGAGAAGCTAGGCTTGTAGCTGTTTGTTGCACTCCCACCTTCAGTAGAACCAAAACTCAGAGGACCTGGTCTAAATGAAGTTTGTGAAGAAGCACTTGAGGGAACTTCACGGTCAGGAGTGGAAATTGACCGGGCAGAGATCTCCATTGGTCCCTTGAAAGCCAGGGAAGGGAAGCTGCtcccttgcttcaggtcctggacATAGTGGGTGAGGGAGGTAGTTTGACCATAGAGCCTGGGAGCTCCTCTACTCAGAGTCTGGACAAATTCGCTCTGGGTAGAGCCATAGTTAGGAGTAGATGGTTTCAGGTTAGAGGCAGTTCTACTCTGGACATTAAACACAACATCAGGATTCTGGACTAGTCCAGAGCTGCCGGAGTGAGGCTGTACAGTACGAAGAGTGTTGGCCTGGATTCGCTTTACCTCCCAACTTGAAACTGGCCTTAATGCACTGGGGTCAGTGACACTTTGACCATAGGTTCTGCTGGCCTTGGTTTGATGCTTGTTGTGGGTGACAGAGGATCCACTGGCTATAGAACCAGAGAGGCTAATGTCAGTATTCTTGGCACGGGTCCTCTTACCCTTTGTCTGGGCGGAGGTAAAGCTGCTGGGGATAGATCCAGAGCCCCTTGGGGCTGGCTGGAGGGAGCTTGAAGCAAAGCCTCCGAGTGTGTTGTAGCCAGTCCCGCGGTAAGTAGCTTCTCTCTGGACCGAACCAGAAGTGTGAGAGGCTGGTCTGAATTGATCCTGGGGATAGCTGCCACCTGTTTGCCTCTGCTCAACTTCCATTCTGGAAGAGCCAGAAAACCCATAGCCTCTTACTCTCTGGGCATCTAAACAGAAGGGAAGTTATAGATTCAGTGCCAAACTTGAAGGTTGGTCTGACAAAAGTGACAACGTTTTGTGTTCATGCCTTACCACGTGGAGCCCATGTAAAACTGGAGTGCTCTGCAAACAATGAGCAAAGGAACATAATCCTGTCAAGAAAAGAAGTTGCCATTACACATCAACATTCCAAATACAAGCAGCAACCTTGCAGTTGACCTGAAACACATTGGTCAAAGAATCTTACCCCAAATTAATTCCAAAAGCCATATCAAAGCCTTAAACCACCAACAGCCCAGACAACGCAAAACTCCGCAATTAGTAGCTCAGTGCCTTACTGCCATGCTTAG
The DNA window shown above is from Oncorhynchus mykiss isolate Arlee chromosome 18, USDA_OmykA_1.1, whole genome shotgun sequence and carries:
- the LOC118941173 gene encoding uncharacterized protein LOC118941173 isoform X1, which gives rise to MAFGINLGIMFLCSLFAEHSSFTWAPRDAQRVRGYGFSGSSRMEVEQRQTGGSYPQDQFRPASHTSGSVQREATYRGTGYNTLGGFASSSLQPAPRGSGSIPSSFTSAQTKGKRTRAKNTDISLSGSIASGSSVTHNKHQTKASRTYGQSVTDPSALRPVSSWEVKRIQANTLRTVQPHSGSSGLVQNPDVVFNVQSRTASNLKPSTPNYGSTQSEFVQTLSRGAPRLYGQTTSLTHYVQDLKQGSSFPSLAFKGPMEISARSISTPDREVPSSASSQTSFRPGPLSFGSTEGGSATNSYKPSFSQDVMQYQSNSASRSVSTSNQYAQTSGQRIAGASTSSRGMPTSSLASRSSLFRPSSTASGNSYGAYKPGSDLGASPSLFASNQGGRGSTYSQNLLAKPAQGKYGQMSAQWGSYQPSYAASSGPVSSLFSSTQAASSSTFIQNAPATAQKPSGSKPVPSQRYQPSYLFNAVKSNTEPLV
- the LOC118941173 gene encoding uncharacterized protein LOC118941173 isoform X2; the protein is MEVEQRQTGGSYPQDQFRPASHTSGSVQREATYRGTGYNTLGGFASSSLQPAPRGSGSIPSSFTSAQTKGKRTRAKNTDISLSGSIASGSSVTHNKHQTKASRTYGQSVTDPSALRPVSSWEVKRIQANTLRTVQPHSGSSGLVQNPDVVFNVQSRTASNLKPSTPNYGSTQSEFVQTLSRGAPRLYGQTTSLTHYVQDLKQGSSFPSLAFKGPMEISARSISTPDREVPSSASSQTSFRPGPLSFGSTEGGSATNSYKPSFSQDVMQYQSNSASRSVSTSNQYAQTSGQRIAGASTSSRGMPTSSLASRSSLFRPSSTASGNSYGAYKPGSDLGASPSLFASNQGGRGSTYSQNLLAKPAQGKYGQMSAQWGSYQPSYAASSGPVSSLFSSTQAASSSTFIQNAPATAQKPSGSKPVPSQRYQPSYLFNAVKSNTEPLV